Proteins encoded together in one Rubripirellula reticaptiva window:
- a CDS encoding DUF3302 domain-containing protein, with protein MEFQFESLGPAIRWVVLIFMIVFAILLLAFVVVLAALPGQIAKARKHPQSQAVNICGWVGLPTGILWAIAMVWAYWVEKQPGTASEAWSVDLTRQLDHLENSIAALEAKQ; from the coding sequence ATGGAATTTCAATTCGAGTCGCTCGGCCCTGCGATCCGCTGGGTTGTGCTGATTTTCATGATCGTCTTTGCAATACTATTATTAGCTTTCGTCGTCGTACTGGCTGCGTTGCCGGGCCAGATCGCTAAGGCACGCAAACATCCACAATCGCAGGCTGTCAACATTTGCGGTTGGGTGGGGTTGCCGACGGGGATTTTGTGGGCGATCGCAATGGTGTGGGCATATTGGGTTGAAAAACAACCGGGCACCGCGTCGGAGGCTTGGAGCGTGGATCTCACGCGTCAGCTCGATCACTTAGAAAACTCCATTGCTGCTCTCGAAGCAAAACAATAA
- a CDS encoding arylsulfatase: MAAALLAVFVTSSFAYAKGPNIVIIWGDDVGRSNISAYTHGVMGYQTPNIDRVAREGMMFTDYYAEQSCTAGRASFITGQHGLRTGLTKVGMPGATAGMQIEDPTIAGLLKNHGYATGQFGKNHLGDRDEMLPTNHGFDEFYGNLYHLNAEEEPEHRDYPKDPEFRKKYGPRGVLHSFADGKIEDTGPLTRKRMETIDDDVADRAADFMERQTKAEKPFFVWVNFTHMHFRTHVKPESVGQSGRWMSEYADAMIDHDKNVGTVLDKIDELGIGDDTFVMYSTDNGPHMNTWPDAAMTPFRNEKNSNWEGAYRVPAMVRYPGKIKPGSISNEIVSHLDWLPTVLALAGEPDVKEKLLKGHKAIGRDYNVHLDGYNLLPYLTGEEEKGPRESFIYCNDDQQLTALRFDNWKMVFLEQRVAGTLQIWAEPFTTLRVPKIFNLRTDPYERADITSNTYYDWLIDRVYLLGPAQDYVGEFLKTFQEYPSRQKAASFNLDEVMQKLSEGGGAR; encoded by the coding sequence ATGGCAGCGGCTCTACTAGCCGTCTTCGTGACTAGCAGCTTCGCTTACGCCAAAGGTCCGAATATCGTTATCATTTGGGGTGATGATGTCGGACGTTCGAACATCAGTGCCTATACCCACGGGGTGATGGGCTATCAAACGCCCAACATTGATCGTGTTGCTCGCGAAGGCATGATGTTTACGGACTATTACGCGGAACAGAGTTGTACCGCGGGTCGTGCTTCGTTCATCACTGGCCAACACGGCTTGCGAACCGGTCTGACCAAGGTTGGTATGCCGGGTGCGACGGCCGGCATGCAGATCGAAGATCCCACGATCGCCGGACTGCTTAAGAATCACGGGTACGCCACCGGTCAGTTCGGTAAGAACCACTTGGGTGACCGCGACGAAATGTTGCCGACCAATCACGGGTTCGATGAGTTCTATGGCAATCTGTATCACCTCAACGCTGAGGAAGAGCCGGAGCACCGGGACTACCCAAAAGACCCCGAGTTCCGCAAAAAATACGGCCCTCGCGGCGTGCTTCATTCCTTTGCCGATGGCAAGATCGAAGACACCGGACCGCTTACCCGCAAGCGAATGGAAACGATTGACGACGATGTTGCCGATCGAGCTGCCGATTTCATGGAGCGACAAACGAAGGCTGAAAAGCCATTCTTTGTTTGGGTGAACTTCACTCACATGCACTTTCGCACTCACGTCAAGCCAGAAAGCGTCGGTCAGTCGGGACGTTGGATGAGCGAGTACGCGGACGCAATGATCGATCATGACAAAAACGTCGGTACCGTTTTGGACAAGATTGATGAACTGGGGATTGGTGACGACACGTTCGTGATGTATAGCACCGACAATGGCCCACACATGAACACGTGGCCAGATGCGGCCATGACACCCTTCCGAAACGAAAAGAATAGCAACTGGGAAGGTGCTTACCGCGTTCCTGCCATGGTTCGCTATCCCGGCAAAATCAAGCCCGGAAGCATTTCCAACGAGATCGTTTCGCACCTGGATTGGTTGCCCACCGTCCTGGCATTGGCCGGCGAGCCGGATGTGAAAGAGAAGTTGCTCAAGGGACACAAGGCGATTGGACGTGACTACAACGTTCACTTGGACGGATACAATTTGCTTCCGTACCTGACCGGCGAAGAGGAAAAGGGGCCTCGTGAATCGTTCATCTATTGCAACGATGACCAGCAGCTGACCGCTCTACGGTTTGATAACTGGAAGATGGTGTTTCTAGAGCAGCGTGTCGCGGGAACCTTGCAGATCTGGGCCGAACCGTTCACGACGCTTCGAGTTCCAAAGATTTTCAATCTGCGAACCGACCCGTACGAGCGAGCTGACATCACGTCGAACACCTATTACGACTGGTTGATCGACCGTGTTTACCTGTTAGGCCCCGCTCAAGATTACGTCGGTGAATTCCTCAAGACGTTCCAGGAATATCCGTCACGACAGAAGGCGGCTAGCTTCAATCTGGATGAGGTCATGCAGAAGCTTTCCGAAGGCGGCGGAGCAAGGTAG
- a CDS encoding DUF4381 domain-containing protein, which yields METDPYSLSALEGIVIPDSVGVFPLAPGWWFVIAIASIWLAYGLIACWIRYRQNAYRREGVRLIRKLETASSFEVGLRGVDEVLKRVAMVSYSREKVASLWGTDWADFLRASVREFRFSDSVVANLASSNYQKIPDDFGHEEYVATLQAASAWIREHDRDDDAC from the coding sequence ATGGAAACGGATCCGTACAGCCTGAGTGCTCTCGAAGGCATAGTTATCCCAGATTCCGTGGGTGTGTTTCCGTTGGCTCCTGGATGGTGGTTCGTGATCGCGATCGCTTCGATTTGGCTCGCCTACGGATTGATCGCTTGTTGGATTCGGTATCGTCAGAATGCTTACCGTCGCGAAGGGGTAAGGCTGATCCGCAAACTGGAAACGGCATCGTCGTTTGAAGTCGGATTGCGAGGCGTCGACGAGGTACTCAAGCGAGTCGCGATGGTTTCTTATTCTCGCGAAAAGGTTGCCTCGCTATGGGGAACCGATTGGGCGGATTTTCTGCGTGCGTCGGTTCGAGAATTTCGGTTCAGTGATTCTGTTGTGGCAAATTTGGCGAGCTCGAACTACCAAAAGATTCCTGACGACTTTGGCCACGAGGAATACGTAGCCACCTTACAAGCGGCTTCGGCTTGGATACGTGAGCATGATCGGGATGACGACGCATGTTGA
- a CDS encoding SHD1 domain-containing protein → MRATHLVFSLLILLVMSPSSYARKWSSSSGAFTLEAEAIAFNETTVILKKEKGDLVAVEVAELTDVDRDYLKSKELVDKLAKSVEGMQTWTSVDGLMVRGRVLAFGRKNLEISRQRGKVHVGDLAFSDLDPLHQKLILKIMSKLESKTFESERELASWSVGLQGQPKVYPLEGVLMELESGDKIAVPFFLFSEQDLKVLQPGWQAWLESDKDKTTQDRESLMMQAEAMEYQRNEMQHRKIELLKLNMMAVATGVTSVWEIGLQPGQGVYGRPTTVVVSARDSRVASQMATSRYPGYTVTFVRRASR, encoded by the coding sequence ATGCGTGCAACTCATCTAGTTTTCAGCTTATTGATTTTGTTGGTGATGTCGCCTAGCAGCTACGCCAGGAAGTGGTCTAGTTCGTCGGGTGCCTTTACGCTGGAAGCCGAAGCGATCGCGTTCAATGAAACGACCGTGATTTTGAAGAAGGAGAAGGGCGACTTGGTGGCGGTTGAGGTTGCTGAGTTGACGGATGTTGATCGCGATTACTTGAAATCCAAGGAGCTTGTCGACAAATTGGCAAAGTCCGTCGAAGGGATGCAGACTTGGACATCGGTCGATGGGTTGATGGTCCGCGGTCGAGTTTTGGCCTTCGGCCGAAAGAATCTTGAGATTTCTCGTCAAAGAGGCAAGGTTCACGTCGGTGATTTGGCGTTTTCGGATCTCGATCCTCTGCATCAAAAGCTTATCTTGAAGATCATGTCCAAGCTGGAAAGCAAGACGTTTGAATCCGAACGGGAACTCGCGTCATGGAGCGTCGGACTGCAGGGCCAGCCAAAGGTTTATCCGCTCGAAGGCGTGCTGATGGAACTGGAATCGGGCGATAAGATTGCAGTACCTTTCTTTCTGTTCAGCGAACAGGACTTGAAGGTGCTTCAACCAGGCTGGCAGGCGTGGCTTGAGTCCGACAAAGACAAGACGACGCAAGATCGCGAAAGTCTCATGATGCAAGCTGAGGCGATGGAATATCAACGAAATGAGATGCAACATCGCAAAATTGAATTATTGAAACTGAACATGATGGCGGTCGCCACAGGCGTCACATCGGTCTGGGAGATCGGTTTGCAGCCCGGTCAGGGCGTTTATGGACGGCCGACCACCGTCGTCGTCAGCGCACGTGACAGTCGGGTGGCGTCGCAAATGGCAACGTCCAGATATCCCGGGTACACCGTTACTTTTGTCCGCCGAGCGAGTCGGTGA
- a CDS encoding HlyD family secretion protein, which yields MSWLLAGMYCGVLWLVFAKLKLIRLSLPIAIVAASVGPALIVALLFCAQYYHPFTSNVIAFEQVVPIAAGVNQRGRVIEVAVTPNVPVKSGDVLFRVDPVPYKNTIRQLTASLEQANQSKEIAEASVVLAETSVTRATSSLELATKTRDREQKLMDQQAGSQQSLDNAINAYNQADAALVQANTNLSQANLAVSSAAAQIVQMQTQLDTANYQLDQTTVVAPSDGYVVNLQLREGMMVGAVSGPVLSFVLENSQDNRGVVVASFNQKNYLRIKPGQYTEVALNNYPGEILTGRVINTIDVSGAGQLTASGLVPTMLNSGKPSAFAVRIKLDDADAIRLPGGTQAIAAVYTEDLQIAGLPVMFLIRAQSWLRYLL from the coding sequence ATGAGTTGGTTGTTGGCGGGAATGTACTGCGGCGTCCTGTGGTTGGTCTTTGCAAAGTTAAAGTTAATACGACTGTCGTTGCCCATCGCAATCGTTGCGGCATCGGTTGGTCCTGCATTGATCGTTGCGCTTTTGTTTTGCGCACAGTACTATCATCCGTTTACCAGTAACGTTATTGCCTTTGAACAAGTTGTGCCCATTGCGGCGGGCGTCAATCAGAGAGGGCGAGTGATCGAGGTGGCCGTGACGCCAAATGTTCCTGTCAAATCAGGGGACGTGCTGTTTCGCGTCGATCCGGTCCCGTATAAGAACACAATTCGTCAACTGACAGCCTCACTCGAGCAAGCCAACCAGAGTAAAGAAATCGCCGAAGCTTCGGTGGTATTGGCCGAAACGAGCGTGACTCGAGCGACGTCGAGTCTTGAGTTGGCGACGAAGACGCGCGACCGCGAACAAAAACTGATGGACCAACAAGCCGGCAGTCAACAGAGTCTGGATAACGCGATCAATGCCTACAACCAAGCCGATGCAGCGTTGGTTCAGGCAAACACGAACTTGTCTCAAGCAAACTTGGCGGTCAGTTCCGCCGCTGCTCAGATCGTCCAAATGCAAACTCAATTGGACACGGCGAACTACCAACTTGATCAGACCACGGTTGTCGCACCAAGCGATGGCTACGTCGTCAACCTGCAGCTTCGCGAAGGCATGATGGTGGGTGCCGTTAGTGGACCGGTGCTCAGTTTCGTCTTGGAGAATTCGCAAGACAATCGGGGCGTGGTCGTCGCATCGTTTAACCAGAAAAACTATCTGCGAATCAAACCGGGGCAGTACACCGAGGTCGCACTGAACAACTACCCAGGTGAGATTTTGACTGGTCGTGTGATCAACACGATCGATGTCTCTGGCGCTGGTCAACTGACCGCTTCAGGCCTTGTTCCGACGATGCTCAATTCAGGAAAGCCATCGGCATTCGCCGTGCGAATCAAACTGGACGACGCCGACGCGATTCGGCTGCCAGGCGGGACTCAAGCGATTGCGGCAGTCTATACCGAAGATTTGCAAATCGCGGGATTACCCGTGATGTTTTTGATCCGCGCCCAAAGCTGGTTGCGATACTTGTTGTAA
- a CDS encoding DUF58 domain-containing protein — translation MKNTLQSNRDAARAAELSNRGDLVDPRVQTNLHELVRLRAKAKGFSFLPKQPVNSLLAGRHASRVRGRGLNFEEIRAYHAGDDIRTIDWKVTARLRSPHTRVFTEERDRPTLLVVDQRIGMFFGTQHNMKSVSAAETAALAAWRVIDVGDRVGMIAFDDAACETVRIGRSRDGVMRMLRCLVDFGNRLHADSPAKPNASMLCRALDAAERIATHDHLVVVISDFFGLDDMVRRRLRKIRSHNDVIATLVHDPIASQLPTSGQFVISDGELQVEVPDKGRAMKRLKEATAGRIAEVLSLQQELRIPVLPISAGEDTSHQVQRLMGRH, via the coding sequence ATGAAAAACACGCTGCAATCCAATCGTGATGCGGCAAGAGCGGCAGAATTGTCAAACCGCGGCGATCTGGTTGACCCTCGCGTGCAAACTAACTTGCACGAGTTGGTTCGCTTACGTGCAAAAGCGAAAGGTTTTTCGTTCCTTCCCAAGCAACCGGTCAATAGCTTGTTGGCGGGAAGACATGCTTCGCGAGTCCGTGGGCGAGGTCTCAACTTCGAAGAGATCCGAGCCTATCACGCCGGCGATGACATCCGCACGATCGATTGGAAAGTCACGGCAAGGCTGCGGAGTCCGCACACCCGAGTGTTCACCGAAGAACGCGATCGTCCGACGTTATTAGTTGTCGATCAGCGGATCGGAATGTTCTTTGGCACTCAGCACAATATGAAGTCCGTATCCGCAGCCGAAACCGCAGCGCTGGCTGCTTGGCGGGTGATCGACGTGGGCGATCGCGTCGGCATGATCGCCTTTGACGATGCCGCTTGCGAGACCGTGCGAATAGGTCGCAGTCGCGATGGCGTCATGCGAATGCTGCGATGTTTGGTCGACTTCGGAAATCGTCTGCATGCCGATTCGCCAGCCAAGCCCAACGCCAGCATGTTGTGCAGGGCACTTGATGCGGCCGAGCGAATCGCGACGCACGATCATCTTGTTGTTGTCATCAGCGATTTCTTCGGGTTGGACGACATGGTCCGTCGGCGACTTCGCAAGATCCGCTCGCACAACGATGTCATTGCAACACTTGTCCATGATCCCATCGCATCACAATTACCGACCAGCGGCCAATTCGTGATCAGTGATGGAGAGTTGCAGGTCGAAGTCCCAGACAAAGGCCGTGCGATGAAAAGGTTGAAAGAAGCAACCGCGGGCCGGATCGCAGAAGTGCTGTCGCTGCAACAAGAGTTGCGGATTCCGGTCCTGCCCATCAGCGCCGGCGAGGACACGAGCCATCAAGTCCAGCGATTGATGGGGCGGCACTAG
- a CDS encoding AAA family ATPase, whose translation MTSREQILELHARMSESIIGQEHVVEQLLLTLLCGGNALLEGLPGLAKTRAIKTLSQNLESEFSRIQFTPDLLPSDITGAEIYLGEDAAERFVFQKGPIFANLVLADEINRAPAKVQAALLEAMEERQVTVSGKTHLLPELFMVLATQNPVEQEGTYPLPEAQMDRFLMHITMAHPDDASELAIMRLVRGESAGHADSSEPPAIIPQQTVFEARAEIDQVQIAEPMEKYIVALIAGTRRPQSYGEELGRWIQVGVSPRGTLAIDKVSRAHAWYHGRDHVTPEDVRAITHDCLRHRLMLTYEASADGVTADQVIDELLKQVAVA comes from the coding sequence ATGACGTCACGCGAACAGATTCTTGAACTACACGCCCGCATGTCTGAGTCTATCATTGGGCAAGAACATGTGGTCGAGCAATTGTTGTTGACACTTTTGTGTGGCGGCAACGCTTTGTTGGAAGGGTTACCGGGATTGGCGAAGACGCGGGCGATCAAAACGCTTTCGCAGAATCTAGAGTCTGAGTTTAGCCGGATCCAGTTCACGCCCGACTTGCTGCCTTCGGATATCACCGGAGCGGAAATCTATCTGGGCGAAGATGCCGCCGAACGGTTCGTGTTTCAGAAAGGGCCAATCTTCGCCAACTTGGTTTTGGCCGATGAGATCAATCGAGCACCCGCCAAGGTTCAGGCGGCGCTGCTCGAAGCGATGGAGGAACGGCAAGTCACCGTGTCGGGCAAGACTCACCTATTGCCCGAGTTGTTCATGGTGCTGGCAACGCAGAATCCGGTTGAGCAAGAAGGGACCTATCCACTGCCCGAGGCTCAGATGGATCGCTTTTTGATGCACATCACCATGGCGCATCCAGACGACGCATCAGAGTTGGCGATCATGCGGCTGGTTCGAGGTGAATCTGCTGGCCATGCTGATTCCAGCGAGCCTCCCGCGATCATCCCTCAGCAGACCGTTTTCGAAGCGCGAGCCGAGATTGATCAGGTTCAGATTGCTGAGCCGATGGAGAAGTACATCGTTGCTCTCATTGCCGGCACGCGACGTCCCCAATCGTACGGAGAAGAACTCGGACGTTGGATCCAAGTCGGCGTCAGTCCTCGCGGTACGCTTGCGATCGATAAGGTATCGCGGGCGCACGCTTGGTACCACGGACGCGATCACGTGACGCCCGAAGACGTGCGAGCCATCACGCACGATTGTTTGCGACACCGGTTGATGTTGACGTACGAAGCCAGTGCCGATGGAGTGACGGCGGATCAAGTCATTGACGAGTTGTTGAAGCAGGTGGCTGTCGCATGA
- a CDS encoding vWA domain-containing protein translates to MLTFAYPWLLGLIVFPFFLHWLLPSFEQSRSAIRVPMFDVAVEALGASPGKNAVVRRRSWMQTLTFAFCWACLVAALARPQWLGDPIVREVATRDLLLAVDLSGSMETEDFTDQDGKRVDRLTATKQVLGDFLSQRKGDRVGMVVFGSGAFVQIPFTQDLDVCQELLDELYPRMAGPKTSLGDAIGLGITLFDRSEMDSKVLVAMTDGNDTGSRVPPAEAAKIAADKGIVIHTIGVGDPEAAGEELLDEDALRQVAKETGGDYFRAEDRDGLKQVYGKLDSMDTREVETVSHRPRSDLFAWLIAAGMVVSILYHAAVGVGSAVGRLRIVSRANRNIATSDESPIKQSTAA, encoded by the coding sequence ATGTTGACGTTTGCCTATCCCTGGCTGCTGGGCTTGATCGTCTTTCCGTTCTTCCTGCATTGGCTGTTGCCAAGTTTCGAACAATCGCGATCCGCAATTCGGGTGCCGATGTTTGATGTCGCCGTCGAAGCTCTCGGCGCGTCGCCAGGTAAGAACGCCGTCGTGCGACGGCGCAGTTGGATGCAGACGCTGACGTTTGCATTCTGCTGGGCGTGTTTAGTGGCGGCACTTGCCCGACCGCAATGGTTGGGCGATCCGATCGTTCGTGAAGTTGCCACGCGCGATTTGTTGTTGGCGGTGGACTTGTCCGGGTCGATGGAAACGGAGGACTTCACTGACCAGGATGGGAAGCGAGTCGACCGGCTAACGGCGACCAAGCAGGTTTTGGGCGACTTTCTGAGCCAGCGAAAGGGCGACCGCGTCGGGATGGTCGTGTTCGGTTCAGGCGCGTTTGTCCAGATTCCTTTCACTCAAGATTTGGACGTCTGCCAAGAATTGCTGGACGAACTTTATCCAAGGATGGCTGGCCCCAAAACATCTTTGGGCGACGCAATCGGATTGGGGATCACGCTCTTTGATCGCAGTGAAATGGACAGCAAAGTGCTAGTCGCGATGACCGACGGCAACGACACGGGCAGTCGTGTTCCGCCGGCAGAGGCGGCGAAAATTGCGGCCGACAAAGGAATCGTGATTCACACGATCGGCGTTGGCGATCCGGAGGCCGCGGGCGAAGAGTTGCTGGATGAAGATGCTCTGCGACAAGTCGCAAAAGAAACCGGCGGCGACTATTTTCGCGCCGAGGACCGCGACGGCTTGAAGCAGGTGTACGGAAAACTGGACTCGATGGATACACGCGAAGTCGAAACGGTTTCGCATCGGCCTCGCAGTGACCTGTTCGCTTGGTTGATTGCTGCGGGGATGGTCGTTTCGATCCTGTACCACGCCGCCGTTGGCGTGGGTTCAGCGGTCGGACGTCTGCGGATTGTGTCGCGTGCCAATCGAAACATTGCGACATCTGACGAGTCACCAATCAAGCAGAGCACTGCCGCATGA